The genomic segment ACCTCCTCGAGGCGAACCTGCGCCTAGTGGTGTCCCTAGCAAAGCGCTATACCGGCCGCGGCATGCCTTTGCTAGACCTTATCCAAGAGGGCAACCTCGGACTTATCCGCGCCATGGAGAAATTTGATTACTCCAAAGGCTTCAAGTTCTCCACCTACGCAACCTGGTGGATCCGCCAGGCAATTACCCGCGGCATGGCCGATCAATCCCGCACGATCCGCCTCCCGGTCCACTTGGTGGAGCAGGTTAACAAACTCTCCCGCATCAAGCGCGAGATGTACCAGCACCTTGGCCGTGAAGCCACAAATGAGGAACTCGCCGAAGAATCCGGCATTGAAGAGTCCAAGATTGAGATGCTGCTTCGCCAATCCCGCGATCCAGTGAGCTTGGACATGCCAGTCGGTGCAGATGAAGAAGCCCCACTGGGAGATTTCATCGAAGACTCTGAAGCAACCGATGCTGAATCCGCAGTTGTTGCATCCATGCGGCACTCTGATATCCGTGCAGTTCTTAGCACCCTAGAACCACGCGAACAGGATGTTATCCGCCTCCGTTATGGCCTCGACGACGGCGTACCACGCACCCTGGATCAAATTGGACGTCGTTTCGGACTCTCCCGCGAACGAGTCC from the Corynebacterium crudilactis genome contains:
- a CDS encoding sigma-70 family RNA polymerase sigma factor, whose protein sequence is MTAPSTQDLATTDREVDPGSRRGQTNDNPSQDLVRVYLNGIGKTALLTAEDEVELAQTIEVGLYAEHLLKDSDTPLTRAMKRDLKVLVKDGKKARSHLLEANLRLVVSLAKRYTGRGMPLLDLIQEGNLGLIRAMEKFDYSKGFKFSTYATWWIRQAITRGMADQSRTIRLPVHLVEQVNKLSRIKREMYQHLGREATNEELAEESGIEESKIEMLLRQSRDPVSLDMPVGADEEAPLGDFIEDSEATDAESAVVASMRHSDIRAVLSTLEPREQDVIRLRYGLDDGVPRTLDQIGRRFGLSRERVRQIEREVMSKLRDGERASRLREYAQ